A region from the Salvia splendens isolate huo1 chromosome 15, SspV2, whole genome shotgun sequence genome encodes:
- the LOC121768019 gene encoding bidirectional sugar transporter SWEET5-like → MHGVSLVRFIVGIVGNIVSFGLFLSPVTTIWSIHKNKSIMDFHPYPFLAAFMNCILWIFYGMPFVHPDSTLVVTINSVGLALEIIYLIVFMIYADKKYRKIIPLFILCELVLFAIIIIVSLLVFHTTTDRSMLVGIICDVAGIIMYISPLSTLKHVIETKNAESMQFWLCLSGFLNGGIWFCYAFLKKFDPYIAAGNGIGGLFGAIQLLVYAFYYFKAKNNVANDGKQSDAQRKLSQLV, encoded by the exons ATGCACGGAGTCAGTCTTGTTCGTTTCATCGTCGGCATTGTTG GCAACATAGTCTCGTTTGGACTGTTTCTGTCTCCAGT GACAACAATATGGAGCATCCACAAAAACAAAAGCATAATGGATTTCCATCCATATCCATTCCTTGCTGCTTTCATGAATTGCATTCTATGGATATTCTACGGCATGCCTTTTGTTCATCCCGATAGCACTCTCGTGGTCACTATTAATAGCGTTGGTCTCGCATTGGAGATTATATACCTAATTGTTTTCATGATCTATGCCGACAAGAAGTATAGG AAAATAATACCTCTCTTCATTCTTTGCGAGCTCGTGCTCTTTGCTATCATCATCATAGTCTCGCTCCTCGTCTTTCACACCACTACCGATAGGTCCATGTTAGTCGGTATTATCTGCGACGTCGCCGGCATTATCATGTATATCTCCCCTCTCAGCACCCTg AAACATGTTATAGAGACTAAGAATGCTGAGTCCATGCAATTTTGGCTTTGCCTATCCGGCTTCCTTAACGGTGGCATTTGGTTTTGCTATGCTTTCTTGAAGAAATTTGACCCTTACATTGCT GCTGGCAATGGAATTGGAGGATTGTTTGGCGCGATCCAGCTCTTGGTGTACGCCTTTTACTACTTCAAAGCGAAGAACAATGTGGCTAACGACGGCAAGCAAAGTGATGCGCAACGGAAACTTTCTCaattagtttga
- the LOC121768777 gene encoding homeobox-leucine zipper protein HAT5-like: protein MESGRIFFEPSCQNNMLFVNSHSGFRVGGRTVINMEESSKRRPFFSTTEELYDDDYFDEQLPEKKRRLTPEQVHMLEKSFETENKLEPERKTQLAKKLNLQPRQVAVWFQNRRARWKTKQLERDYDQLKSSYDSLLSNYDSILKENDKLKSELLSLTEKMKPEETAGEPGQKPEPVTEVDAVQPCLELTVKVEDRLSIGSDGSAVVDDDGRQLLDSGDSYFPPDNDYPDCIAAVEGINSEEDDGSDDGRSYFDVFAVEQQEPIGWCIWS from the exons ATGGAATCTGGACGTATTTTCTTCGAGCCGTCTTGCCAGAACAATATGCTGTTCGTTAATTCCCATTCCGGATTTCGAG TCGGAGGAAGAACGGTGATAAACATGGAGGAATCGTCGAAGCGGCGGCCGTTTTTCAGCACGACGGAGGAGCTCTACGACGATGACTATTTCGACGAGCAGTTGCCGGAAAAGAAACGCCGTCTCACTCCCGAGCAG GTGCACATGCTGGAGAAGAGTTTTGAGACGGAGAACAAGCTGGAGCCGGAGCGCAAGACGCAGCTGGCTAAGAAGCTGAACCTGCAGCCGCGGCAGGTGGCGGTGTGGTTTCAGAATCGCCGCGCGCGGTGGAAGACCAAGCAGCTTGAGAGGGATTACGATCAGCTCAAATCCTCATACGATTCACTCCTCTCCAACTATGACTCCATCCTCAAGGAGAATGACAAGCTCAAATCTGAG CTACTTTCCTTGACTGAGAAGATGAAACCGGAGGAAACCGCCGGAGAACCGGGTCAGAAACCCGAGCCTGTCACGGAGGTGGATGCGGTCCAGCCATgccttgagctgacggtgaaggtGGAAGACCGACTCAGCATTGGCAGCGACGGCAGCGCAGTGGTGGACGACGACGGCCGCCAGCTTCTCGACAGTGGCGACTCGTACTTCCCACCGGACAATGACTACCCCGACTGCATAGCGGCCGTTGAGGGTATCAACTCGGAGGAGGACGATGGCAGTGACGACGGACGGAGCTACTTCGATGTGTTCGCGGTGGAGCAGCAGGAGCCGATAGGGTGGTGTATTTGGTCTTGA
- the LOC121767895 gene encoding cyclic nucleotide-gated ion channel 18-like, with protein sequence MNRIFSRPASHLRQLRRSFTSRRHHPHHHDPTAAAAAADEPNSLTILWHYQILDPNSDIVNLWNHIFLISCLVSLFIDPLYFYLPYVEDGAACMNIDISASILITYFRTVTDFFYFLHLLMKFRMAFVAPSSRVFGRGELVMDPRQITLRYLKSDFIVDLSATLPLPQILIWYVIPATKTDGGGHSNNTLSLIVLIQYIPRLFVIFPLNNRIIKTTGFIAKTAWAGAAYNLLLFMLASHVIGASWYLSSIGRQYSCWKQRCHEEIYTPPHCNVKFLDCSKIKAMGAERENWLTLTTVLARCDAKNGDSDFKFGMFAEAFTSQVASSTFVEKYVYCLWWGLRNLSSYGQTLSTSTFIGETIFCIVLCIFGLILFAQLIGNMQTYLSSMTLRLEEWRIKRRDMEEWMRHRQLPPDLQDRVRRFEQYRWLTTRGVKEEEILKSLPQDLRREIQRHLCLNLVRGVPFFAQMDDQLLDAICERLTSSLSTQGSYIVREGDPVDDMLFVIRGQMESSTTNGGRSGFYNSIALRPGDFCGEELLTWALLPSSSQNLPSSTRTVKTLTEVEAFALSAEDLKFVAMQFKRLHSMKLQHAFRYYSNQWRTWGACFLQTGWRRYKKKKLAKELALHENLGGSHGHHIGATILASKFASNTKRGIAQKLRVAQATSPSTFSLVKPDDPDFTEEV encoded by the exons ATGAATAGGATATTCTCCCGGCCAGCGTCCCACCTCCGGCAGCTCAGGCGATCGTTCACATCCCGGCGCCACCACCCCCACCATCACGACCcgaccgccgccgccgccgccgcggaCGAGCCGAACTCCCTGACCATCCTATGGCACTACCAGATCCTCGACCCCAACAGCGACATTGTCAATCTCTGGAATCACATCTTCTTGATCTCGTGCCTCGTTTCCCTCTTCATCGACCCCCTCTACTTCTACCTCCCCTACGTTGAGGACGGCGCCGCCTGCATGAACATCGACATCTCCGCCTCCATCCTCATCACCTACTTCCGCACCGTCACCGACTTCTTCTACTTCCTCCACCTCCTCATGAAGTTCCGCATGGCCTTCGTCGCCCCCAGCTCTCGCGTCTTCGGCCGCGGCGAGCTCGTCATGGACCCCCGCCAAATCACCCTCCGCTACCTCAAATCCGACTTCATCGTCGACCTCTCCGCCACCCTCCCCCTCCCCCAAATCCTCATCTG GTATGTCATCCCGGCCACGAAGACGGACGGTGGCGGCCATTCCAATAATACACTCTCCCTCATTGTACTCATTCAATACATCCCGCGCCTCTTCGTCATCTTCCCTCTCAACAACCGGATCATCAAGACCACGGGCTTCATCGCGAAGACGGCTTGGGCTGGCGCAGCTTACAATCTCCTCCTCTTCATGCTCGCCAGCCATGTGATTGGAGCGTCGTGGTATCTGTCCTCGATTGGGCGGCAGTATTCGTGCTGGAAGCAGAGGTGTCATGAGGAGATCTACACTCCTCCGCATTGCAATGTTAAGTTTCTTGATTGCTCCAAGATTAAAGCCATGGGAGCTGAGCGGGAGAACTGGTTGACTCTCACCACAGTTCTTGCTCGCTGCGATGCCAAGAATGGAGATTCGGATTTCAAGTTTGGTATGTTTGCTGAGGCCTTCACTAGCCAAGTCGCCTCGTCTACTTTCGTTGAGAAGTATGTCTACTGCCTATGGTGGGGCTTGAGAAATTTGAG TTCGTATGGGCAGACTTTGAGCACGAGCACGTTTATTGGGGAGACCATTTTCTGCATAGTTCTGTGCATTTTTGGGCTAATTCTGTTTGCACAGTTGATTGGGAATATGCAG ACTTACTTGAGCTCAATGACTTTGAGGCTAGAAGAGTGGAGAATCAAGAGGAGAGACATGGAGGAGTGGATGAGGCACCGGCAGCTGCCACCGGACTTGCAAGATCGCGTCCGTCGCTTCGAGCAATACAGATGGCTGACAACAAGAGGAGTGAAGGAGGAAGAGATTCTCAAATCCCTACCTCAAGACCTTCGCCGTGAGATACAAAGACACCTCTGCCTCAACCTAGTTCGTGGC GTGCCCTTCTTCGCTCAAATGGACGACCAGCTTCTTGACGCGATCTGCGAGAGGCTAACGTCGTCCCTGAGCACGCAGGGCAGCTACATCGTCCGGGAGGGGGACCCGGTGGATGATATGCTATTCGTGATCCGAGGCCAGATGGAGAGCTCCACCACCAACGGCGGCCGATCCGGTTTCTACAACTCGATCGCGCTGAGGCCGGGAGACTTCTGCGGGGAGGAGCTCCTAACATGGGCGCTCCTGCCCAGCTCCTCGCAGAACCTCCCGTCCTCAACGCGAACAGTGAAGACGCTCACGGAAGTGGAGGCGTTCGCGCTGAGCGCAGAGGATCTGAAGTTCGTGGCGATGCAGTTCAAGAGGCTGCACAGCATGAAGCTGCAGCACGCGTTCAGGTACTACTCGAACCAGTGGAGGACGTGGGGGGCGTGCTTTTTGCAGACCGGGTGGAGGAGGTACAAGAAGAAGAAACTGGCTAAGGAGCTCGCGCTGCACGAGAATTTGGGGGGATCGCACGGCCACCACATCGGGGCTACCATCTTGGCGTCGAAATTCGCTTCGAATACGAAGAGGGGGATTGCGCAGAAGCTGAGGGTGGCGCAGGCGACGTCGCCGTCCACGTTCAGCCTCGTCAAGCCGGATGATCCTGATTTCACTGAGGAGGTTTAg
- the LOC121768609 gene encoding potassium transporter 8-like, with the protein MILRRPVMDIENWSPDSNKNPIKRESWRTVLTLAYQSLGVVYGDLSTSPLYVYKSTFAEDIQHSETNEEIYGVLSFVFWTLTLIPLLKYVFIVLRADDNGEGGTFALYSLLCRHARVSTLPNGQLADEDLYEYKKDGIASGNFRGLGLRLRSTLEKHRVLQRMLLILALFGTCMVIGDGVLTPAISVFSAVSGLELVVSKHHHQYIEVPVACVILVFLFYLQHYGTHRIGLLFAPVVITWLFCISAIGVYNIIHWNPHVYKALSPYYMYKFLRKTQRDGWMSLGGILLCITGSEAMFADLGHFSQMSIKIAFSCVVYPSLILAYMGQAAYLSKHHINESDYQIGFYVSVPEKLRWPVLAIAILAAVVGSQAIITGTFSIIKQCCAVGCFPRVRIVHTSSKICGQIYIPEINWTLMLLCLAVTIGFRDTKHISNASGLAVITVMLVTTCLMSLVIILCWKRSVLFALGFILFFGSIEALYFSASLIKFREGAWVPIALSFTFLAIMYTWHYGTLKKYEFDVQNKVSINWLLGLSPNLGIVRVRGIGLIHTELVSGIPAIFSHFVTNLPAFHQVLVLFCIKYVPVPHVRSDERFLVGRVGPKEYRVYRCIARYGYRDTIIDDVEFEKDLVCSIAEFIRSEVSECNGSSEHTLENEEKMTVIGTSSSHAKGVKLWEDDGGGDLQSSDDATTSTNELGEIRSPVGPRKRVRFLVPESPEIEKEERTELRELMEAREAGMAFILGHCYVKAKTGSSLMKRLVVNVGYDFLRRNSRAPTYASSFPRASTLEVGMIYHV; encoded by the exons ATGATTTTGAGAAGGCCAGTGATGGATATTGAGAACTGGAGCCCTGATAGTAATAAAAATCCCATAAAG AGGGAATCATGGAGAACTGTTTTGACATTGGCGTATCAGAGCTTGGGTGTTGTCTATGGCGATTTGAGCACTTCGCCTCTGTATGTGTACAAGAGCACTTTTGCAGAGGACATTCAGCACTCAGAGACTAATGAGGAGATATATGGGGTTTTGTCATTTGTGTTTTGGACTTTAACTCTGATCCCACTTCTCAAATATGTGTTCATAGTGCTTAGAGCTGATGATAATGGTGAAGGAGGAACCTTTGCCTTGTATTCCCTCCTCTGTCGCCATGCCCGTGTGAGCACGCTCCCGAATGGTCAGCTCGCCGACGAGGATTTGTATGAATACAAGAAAGATGGGATTGCATCTGGTAATTTTAGAGGCCTTGGTTTGAGATTGAGATCCACATTGGAGAAGCATAGGGTGCTACAGAGGATGTTGCTCATTTTGGCCTTGTTTGGAACTTGTATGGTGATTGGAGACGGGGTTCTCACCCCCGCGATTTCTG TTTTCTCTGCAGTTTCGGGGTTGGAGCTCGTTGTGTCAAAGCATCATCACCAAT ATATAGAAGTCCCGGTTGCTTGCGTGATTCTAGTGTTCTTATTCTATCTCCAGCACTACGGGACTCACCGAATAGGACTTCTCTTTGCACCGGTAGTGATCACATGGCTCTTCTGTATCAGTGCCATCGGAGTGTACAACATCATACACTGGAATCCGCACGTTTATAAGGCACTCTCTCCGTATTACATGTACAAATTCCTGAGGAAGACACAGAGAGATGGCTGGATGTCGTTGGGCGGGATTCTGCTATGTATAACAG GTTCGGAGGCTATGTTTGCTGATCTTGGGCACTTTTCACAGATGTCCATCAAG ATAGCCTTTAGCTGTGTCGTCTAtccgtccttgatccttgcgTATATGGGACAAGCTGCGTATCTTTCCAAACATCACATCAACGAGAGCGACTACCAGATTGGATTCTACGTATCAGTACCCG AAAAGCTACGGTGGCCTGTTCTTGCAATCGCCATTCTTGCTGCTGTGGTGGGAAGTCAGGCTATCATTACTGGGACGTTTTCGATCATCAAGCAATGTTGTGCAGTGGGTTGTTTTCCGAGGGTCAGAATAGTACACACGTCGTCTAAAATTTGCGGCCAGATTTACATCCCGGAAATCAACTGGACTCTAATGCTGCTCTGTTTGGCAGTTACTATTGGATTTAgagatacaaaacacatcaGTAATGCATCAG GTCTTGCTGTTATAACAGTTATGTTGGTTACAACATGCCTTATGTCTCTTGTGATCATCTTGTGCTGGAAAAGAAGTGTCTTGTTCGCCCTCGGCTTCATATTATTCTTCGGCTCCATCGAAGCGCTCTACTTCTCCGCTTCTCTGATCAAGTTCCGCGAGGGCGCTTGGGTCCCTATCGCGCTTTCTTTCACATTCCTCGCGATAATGTACACGTGGCACTACGGGACGCTGAAGAAGTACGAGTTCGATGTCCAGAACAAGGTCTCCATCAACTGGCTCCTAGGTTTAAGTCCGAACCTAGGGATCGTCCGTGTCCGAGGAATTGGCCTCATCCACACCGAGCTCGTGTCCGGGATTCCGGCCATCTTCTCGCATTTTGTGACGAATCTCCCTGCCTTCCATCAGGTTTTGGTTCTGTTCTGCATCAAATATGTTCCTGTGCCTCATGTTCGATCCGACGAGCGATTTCTGGTCGGACGAGTTGGGCCGAAGGAGTACCGCGTTTACCGATGTATCGCGCGATACGGGTACCGTGACACGATCATCGACGATGTCGAGTTCGAGAAGGATCTAGTATGTAGCATAGCAGAGTTCATCCGGTCGGAGGTGTCGGAATGCAACGGTTCGTCGGAACACACTCTCGAGAACGAAGAGAAGATGACGGTCATCGGGACGTCGTCGTCCCACGCGAAAGGCGTCAAACTATGGGAGGACGACGGGGGTGGAGATCTGCAATCGTCCGATGATGCCACCACGAGCACGAACGAGCTCGGGGAGATCCGATCGCCGGTGGGGCCGAGGAAGAGAGTTAGGTTTCTCGTCCCGGAGAGCCCGGAAATTGAGAAAGAGGAGCGGACCGAGCTACGGGAACTCATGGAAGCAAGGGAGGCGGGGATGGCGTTCATTCTAGGTCACTGCTACGTGAAGGCGAAGACGGGGTCGAGCTTGATGAAGAGGCTCGTCGTGAACGTCGGGTACGACTTCCTCCGGAGGAACTCGAGAGCTCCGACGTACGCGTCGAGCTTCCCGCGGGCGTCGACGCTAGAGGTTGGTATGATCTACCATGTATGA